Proteins encoded by one window of Ovis canadensis isolate MfBH-ARS-UI-01 breed Bighorn chromosome 14, ARS-UI_OviCan_v2, whole genome shotgun sequence:
- the ALDH16A1 gene encoding aldehyde dehydrogenase family 16 member A1 isoform X1, which yields MAATRTASRACEIFTTLEYGPAPESHACALAWLDTQDRHLGHYVNGQWLKPEHRSSVPCQDPITGENLASCLQAQSEDVAAAVEAARASLENWSTQPGAFRAQHLTRLAKAIQKHQRLLWTLESLVTGRAVREVRDRDVPLAQQLLQYHAVQAHTQEEALAGWEPMGVIGLILSPTFPFLDMMWRICPALAVGCTVVVLAPPASPTPLLLAQLAGELGPFPGILNVISGPASLGPVLAAQPGVQKVAFCGAIEEGRALRPTLAGWGPELGLALGAESLLLLTEVADVDSAVEGIVDAAWSDRSRGGLRLLIQEAVWDETMRRLQERMGRLRCGRGLDGAVDMGARGDAARDLAQRYVREAQSQGAQVFQAGSVPSDSPFFPPTLVSDLPPASPCTQAEVPWPLVVASPFRTAKEALAVANGTPRGGSASVWSERLGQALELAYGLQVGTVWINAHGLRDPAVPTGGCKESGSSWHGGQDGLYEYLRPSGTPAWIPYLSKTLDYDSFGLALPSTLPAGPETGPAPPYGLFVGGRFQAPGARSSRPIRDSQGSLFGYVAEGGAKDIRGAVEAAHQAAPGWMSQSPAARAALLWALAAALQRREPNLVSRLERHGVELKVAKVEVELSVKRLRAWGARVQAQGCALQVAELRGPVLRLREPLGVLAIVCPDEWPLLAFVSLLAPALAHGNTVVLVPSGASPIPALEVCQEMAALLPAGLVNVVTGDRDHLTRCLALHQDIQALWYFGSAQGSQFVEWASAGNLKPVWVNRGCLRTWDQEAEGAGPELGLRAARTKALWLPMGD from the exons ATGGCTGCGACGCGCACAGCATCGCGGGCCTGCGAGATCTTCACGACGCTGGAATACGGACCGGCACCGGAGAGCCACGCATGCGCACTG GCCTGGTTGGACACCCAGGACCGGCACTTGGGTCACTATGTTAATGGACAGTGGTTAAAACCTGAACACAGGAGTTCAGTGCCTTGTCAGGATCCCATCACAG GAGAGAACTTGGCCAGTTGCCTGCAGGCACAGAGTGAGGATGTGGCGGCAGCTGTGGAGGCTGCCAGAGCCTCGTTGGAGAACTGGAGCACGCAACCCGGAGCGTTTCGGGCCCAACATCTGACCAG GCTGGCCAAGGCAATCCAAAAGCACCAGCGGCTGCTGTGGACCCTGGAGTCCCTGGTTACCGGACGGGCCGTTCGAGAAGTTCGAGACAGGGATGTGCCCCTGGCCCAGCAGCTGCTCCAGTACCACGCAGTCCAGGCGCACACCCAGGAGGAGGCGCTCGCAGGCTGGGAGCCCATGG GAGTGATTGGTCTCATCCTGTCCCCCACCTTCCCCTTCCTGGACATGATGTGGAGGATTTGCCCTGCACTGGCTGTGG GCTGCACTGTGGTTGTCCTGGCGCCCCCAGCCTCCCCGACGCCCCTCCTCCTGGCCCAGCTGGCAGGGGAGCTAGGCCCATTCCCAGGAATCCTCAATGTGATCAGCGGCCCTGCCTCCCTGGGGCCTGTGCTGGCTGCCCAACCTGGAGTCCAGAAGGTGGCCTTCTGTGGAGCCATCGAG GAAGGACGTGCCCTACGGCCGACCCTGGCAGGCTGGGGTCCTGAGCTGGGCCTGGCACTGGGCGCTgagtcgctgctgctgctgacggAGGTGGCGGATGTGGACTCAGCCGTGGAGGGTATCGTGGATGCAGCCTGGTCTGACCGCAGCCGG GGGGGCCTCAGGCTCCTCATCCAGGAGGCTGTGTGGGATGAGACGATGAGGCGGCTCCAGGAACGGATGGGGCGGCTGCGCTGCGGCCGCGGGCTAGACGGGGCCGTGGACATGGGGGCTCGGGGGGATGCCGCCCGTGACCTGGCACAGCGCTACGTGCGTGAGGCCCAGAGCCAAGGTGCACAG GTCTTCCAGGCTGGCAGTGTGCCCTCAGACAGCCCATTCTTCCCCCCGACTTTGGTCTCTGATCTGCCTCCAGCCTCCCCATGTACCCAGGCAGAG GTGCCATGGCCTCTGGTGGTGGCCTCCCCGTTCCGCACAGCCAAGGAGGCCCTGGCTGTGGCCAACGGGACGCCCCGCGGAGGAAGTGCCAGCGTGTGGAGCGAGAGACTGGGGCAGGCCCTGGAGCTGGCCTACGG GCTCCAGGTGGGCACAGTCTGGATCAATGCCCATGGCCTCAGGGACCCTGCAGTGCCCACGGGTGGCTGCAAGGAGAGCGGGTCCTCCTGGCATGGGGGGCAAGAT GGTCTGTATGAGTATCTGCGGCCTTCGGGGACCCCTGCCTGGATTCCCTACCTGTCCAAGACTCTCGACTATGACTCCTTTGGCCTTGCTCTTCCTTCAACCCTACCAGCTGGACCTGAAACAGG CCCAGCACCCCCCTATGGGCTCTTTGTGGGGGGCCGTTTCCAGGCTCCTGGAGCCAGGAGTTCCAGGCCCATCCGGGATTCACAGGGCAGTCTCTTCGGCTACGTGGCTGAGGGCGGAGCCAAGGATATCCGCGGTGCCGTGGAGGCAGCTCACCAGGCCGCCCCCGG CTGGATGAGCCAGTCCCCAGCGGCCAGAGCGGCTCTGCTGTGGGCCCTGGCGGCTGCGCTGCAACGCCGAGAGCCCAACCTGGTCTCGAGGCTGGAGAGGCACGGCGTGGAGCTCAAGGTCGCCAAGGTGGAGGTGGAGCTCAGCGTGAAGCGGCTTCGGGCCTGGGGGGCCCGGGTGCAGGCCCAAGGCTGCGCCCTGCAG GTCGCAGAGCTGAGAGGCCCCGTGCTTCGGCTGCGGGAGCCGCTGGGCGTGCTAGCGATTGTGTGCCCGGACGAGTGGCCCCTGCTTGCCTTCGTGTCTCTACTGGCCCCCGCCCTGGCCCACGGCAACACTGTGGTCTTGGTGCCCAGCGGGGCTAGTCCCATCCCTGCCTTGGAGGTCTGCCAG GAGATGGCCGCCTTATTGCCAGCAGGCCTGGTGAATGTGGTAACAGGAGACCGGGACCACCTGACCCGCTGCCTCGCCTTGCACCAGGACATCCAGGCCCTGTGGTATTTCGGATCTGCCCAG GGCTCCCAGTTTGTGGAGTGGGCCTCAGCAGGAAACCTCAAGCCGGTGTGGGTGAACAGAGGCTGCCTGCGCACCTGGGATCAGGAGGCTGAAGGGGCaggcccggagctggggctgcgggcagCACGGACCAAGGCCCTGTGGCTGCCCATGGGGGACTGA
- the ALDH16A1 gene encoding aldehyde dehydrogenase family 16 member A1 isoform X2: protein MHSRLAKAIQKHQRLLWTLESLVTGRAVREVRDRDVPLAQQLLQYHAVQAHTQEEALAGWEPMGVIGLILSPTFPFLDMMWRICPALAVGCTVVVLAPPASPTPLLLAQLAGELGPFPGILNVISGPASLGPVLAAQPGVQKVAFCGAIEEGRALRPTLAGWGPELGLALGAESLLLLTEVADVDSAVEGIVDAAWSDRSRGGLRLLIQEAVWDETMRRLQERMGRLRCGRGLDGAVDMGARGDAARDLAQRYVREAQSQGAQVFQAGSVPSDSPFFPPTLVSDLPPASPCTQAEVPWPLVVASPFRTAKEALAVANGTPRGGSASVWSERLGQALELAYGLQVGTVWINAHGLRDPAVPTGGCKESGSSWHGGQDGLYEYLRPSGTPAWIPYLSKTLDYDSFGLALPSTLPAGPETGPAPPYGLFVGGRFQAPGARSSRPIRDSQGSLFGYVAEGGAKDIRGAVEAAHQAAPGWMSQSPAARAALLWALAAALQRREPNLVSRLERHGVELKVAKVEVELSVKRLRAWGARVQAQGCALQVAELRGPVLRLREPLGVLAIVCPDEWPLLAFVSLLAPALAHGNTVVLVPSGASPIPALEVCQEMAALLPAGLVNVVTGDRDHLTRCLALHQDIQALWYFGSAQGSQFVEWASAGNLKPVWVNRGCLRTWDQEAEGAGPELGLRAARTKALWLPMGD, encoded by the exons ATGCACTCAAG GCTGGCCAAGGCAATCCAAAAGCACCAGCGGCTGCTGTGGACCCTGGAGTCCCTGGTTACCGGACGGGCCGTTCGAGAAGTTCGAGACAGGGATGTGCCCCTGGCCCAGCAGCTGCTCCAGTACCACGCAGTCCAGGCGCACACCCAGGAGGAGGCGCTCGCAGGCTGGGAGCCCATGG GAGTGATTGGTCTCATCCTGTCCCCCACCTTCCCCTTCCTGGACATGATGTGGAGGATTTGCCCTGCACTGGCTGTGG GCTGCACTGTGGTTGTCCTGGCGCCCCCAGCCTCCCCGACGCCCCTCCTCCTGGCCCAGCTGGCAGGGGAGCTAGGCCCATTCCCAGGAATCCTCAATGTGATCAGCGGCCCTGCCTCCCTGGGGCCTGTGCTGGCTGCCCAACCTGGAGTCCAGAAGGTGGCCTTCTGTGGAGCCATCGAG GAAGGACGTGCCCTACGGCCGACCCTGGCAGGCTGGGGTCCTGAGCTGGGCCTGGCACTGGGCGCTgagtcgctgctgctgctgacggAGGTGGCGGATGTGGACTCAGCCGTGGAGGGTATCGTGGATGCAGCCTGGTCTGACCGCAGCCGG GGGGGCCTCAGGCTCCTCATCCAGGAGGCTGTGTGGGATGAGACGATGAGGCGGCTCCAGGAACGGATGGGGCGGCTGCGCTGCGGCCGCGGGCTAGACGGGGCCGTGGACATGGGGGCTCGGGGGGATGCCGCCCGTGACCTGGCACAGCGCTACGTGCGTGAGGCCCAGAGCCAAGGTGCACAG GTCTTCCAGGCTGGCAGTGTGCCCTCAGACAGCCCATTCTTCCCCCCGACTTTGGTCTCTGATCTGCCTCCAGCCTCCCCATGTACCCAGGCAGAG GTGCCATGGCCTCTGGTGGTGGCCTCCCCGTTCCGCACAGCCAAGGAGGCCCTGGCTGTGGCCAACGGGACGCCCCGCGGAGGAAGTGCCAGCGTGTGGAGCGAGAGACTGGGGCAGGCCCTGGAGCTGGCCTACGG GCTCCAGGTGGGCACAGTCTGGATCAATGCCCATGGCCTCAGGGACCCTGCAGTGCCCACGGGTGGCTGCAAGGAGAGCGGGTCCTCCTGGCATGGGGGGCAAGAT GGTCTGTATGAGTATCTGCGGCCTTCGGGGACCCCTGCCTGGATTCCCTACCTGTCCAAGACTCTCGACTATGACTCCTTTGGCCTTGCTCTTCCTTCAACCCTACCAGCTGGACCTGAAACAGG CCCAGCACCCCCCTATGGGCTCTTTGTGGGGGGCCGTTTCCAGGCTCCTGGAGCCAGGAGTTCCAGGCCCATCCGGGATTCACAGGGCAGTCTCTTCGGCTACGTGGCTGAGGGCGGAGCCAAGGATATCCGCGGTGCCGTGGAGGCAGCTCACCAGGCCGCCCCCGG CTGGATGAGCCAGTCCCCAGCGGCCAGAGCGGCTCTGCTGTGGGCCCTGGCGGCTGCGCTGCAACGCCGAGAGCCCAACCTGGTCTCGAGGCTGGAGAGGCACGGCGTGGAGCTCAAGGTCGCCAAGGTGGAGGTGGAGCTCAGCGTGAAGCGGCTTCGGGCCTGGGGGGCCCGGGTGCAGGCCCAAGGCTGCGCCCTGCAG GTCGCAGAGCTGAGAGGCCCCGTGCTTCGGCTGCGGGAGCCGCTGGGCGTGCTAGCGATTGTGTGCCCGGACGAGTGGCCCCTGCTTGCCTTCGTGTCTCTACTGGCCCCCGCCCTGGCCCACGGCAACACTGTGGTCTTGGTGCCCAGCGGGGCTAGTCCCATCCCTGCCTTGGAGGTCTGCCAG GAGATGGCCGCCTTATTGCCAGCAGGCCTGGTGAATGTGGTAACAGGAGACCGGGACCACCTGACCCGCTGCCTCGCCTTGCACCAGGACATCCAGGCCCTGTGGTATTTCGGATCTGCCCAG GGCTCCCAGTTTGTGGAGTGGGCCTCAGCAGGAAACCTCAAGCCGGTGTGGGTGAACAGAGGCTGCCTGCGCACCTGGGATCAGGAGGCTGAAGGGGCaggcccggagctggggctgcgggcagCACGGACCAAGGCCCTGTGGCTGCCCATGGGGGACTGA